The following proteins are co-located in the Triticum aestivum cultivar Chinese Spring chromosome 1A, IWGSC CS RefSeq v2.1, whole genome shotgun sequence genome:
- the LOC123081691 gene encoding non-specific lipid transfer protein GPI-anchored 5 codes for MAARAVTMLALVVAAAVLAGGASAQSPTSGCTQTLIGMSPCLNYITGNETAPSKSCCSQLASVVSSKPECLCVALNADPAALGLGTVNKTRALGLPDQCGVKTPPLSNCATAPTTSPSSVAPAGQTPTSSGAGSKSTPTADVGSGGASLQSSAGIVAGFIVAAVYAVSTM; via the exons ATGGCGGCGAGGGCGGTGACCATGCTGGCGCTCGTCGTCGCGGCGGCGGTCCTGGCCGGCGGCGCGTCGGCGCAGTCGCCCACGAGCGGGTGCACGCAGACGCTCATCGGCATGTCGCCGTGCCTCAACTACATCACGGGCAACGAGACGGCGCCGTCCAAGTCGTGCTGCTCGCAGCTCGCCTCCGTGGTGAGCTCCAAGCCGGAGTGCCTCTGCGTCGCGCTCAACGCCGACCCCGCCGCGCTCGGGCTCGGCACCGTCAACAAGACCCGCGCCCTCGGCCTCCCCGACCAGTGCGGCGTCAAGACGCCCCCGCTCAGCAACTGCGCCACTGCCCCCACCACGTCGCCGTCGTCCGTCGCGCCGGCGGGACAGACGCCAACATCCTCCGGAGCAG GGTCCAAGTCGACGCCGACGGCGGACGTGGGGAGCGGCGGCGCGTCGCTCCAGAGCTCGGCCGGCATCGTCGCCGGCTTCATCGTGGCCGCGGTCTACGCCGTGTCCACCATGTGA